A genome region from Triticum aestivum cultivar Chinese Spring chromosome 2B, IWGSC CS RefSeq v2.1, whole genome shotgun sequence includes the following:
- the LOC123044107 gene encoding defective in cullin neddylation protein AAR3, translated as MARPMGSSGFEAALAVCPAAAQAYSKYCGIVSGCTNANPREGLADLSRTIDNMEGMRDGIFGDIHKLMSVLDFDDVSQFNSFYDFVFFISRENGQKNITVQKALAAWRIVLVGRFRLLDRWCNFVEKYQRHNISEDAWQQLLAFSRCVNEDLEGYDPKGAWPVIIDDFVEHMHRIYRPSDCSSAMESQCSISNTFRGLNLLPGSKRKCPTQFNSSEESVELSEALRHSVQLTPSKRLKESSAPTRYGVWERDAGTPFFNSTPDCREDMNLHNSRGCLQNSPRVIEDGFSKGFEGCISMKCSF; from the exons ATGGCTCGGCCCATGGGATCCAGCGGCTTCGAGGCTGCCCTAGCCGtgtgccccgccgccgcccaggcCTACTCCAAGTACTGCG GTATTGTATCTGGATGCACAAATGCGAACCCAAGGGAAGGGTTGGCGGATCTTTCACGAACTATAGATAATATGGAAGGAATGAG GGATGGAATATTTGGTGATATTCACAAGCTCATGTCAGTTCTTGATTTC GATGATGTGAGCCAATTCAATTCCTTCTATGATTTTGTCTTCTTCATTTCTCGTGAAAATGGCCAAAAGAATATTA CTGTTCAGAAGGCTCTTGCAGCATGGAGGATAGTTCTTGTTGGAAGATTCCGATTGCTTGACCGGTGGTGTAACTTTGTTGAG AAGTACCAACGTCACAACATTTCTGAGGACGCCTGGCAGCAGCTACTAGCTTTCAGCAGGTGTGTAAATGAGGACCTGGAAGGTTATGATCCAAAAG GTGCTTGGCCTGTCATAATTGATGATTTTGTGGAGCACATGCACAG AATTTACCGCCCTAGTGACTGCTCCAGTGCAATGGAATCACAATGCAGCATTTCCAATACATTTAGAG GTCTAAATCTATTACCTGGATCAAAGAGGAAATGCCCTACTCAGTTTAACTCCAGTGAAGAGAGCGTAGAGCTCTCAGAAGCTCTTAGACACTCTGTCCAACTTACCCCGTCGAAGCGACTTAAGGAAAGTTCCGCGCCTACTAGATATGGGGTTTGGGAGCGAGACGCAGGTACCCCTTTCTTCAACAGCACACCAGATTGTCGCGAGGACATGAATTTACACAACTCAAGAGGCTGCCTTCAGAACTCACCTCGTGTTATTGAGGATGGGTTTTCAAAAGGGTTCGAAGGTTGCATTTCAATGAAATGCTCATTTTAG